One stretch of Hyalangium gracile DNA includes these proteins:
- the asd gene encoding archaetidylserine decarboxylase (Phosphatidylserine decarboxylase is synthesized as a single chain precursor. Generation of the pyruvoyl active site from a Ser is coupled to cleavage of a Gly-Ser bond between the larger (beta) and smaller (alpha chains). It is an integral membrane protein.), with product MNEQTFMKLMQILPKSALSSVVGLATRLPAPAPVHRMAMKAFAKAYHVDMQEAEGSFDRYSTFAEFFTRGLKPGLRPVDAGEKVVVSPVDGRVSQVGYSDNGRCLQAKGIEYTVDELLGDKAAAAPFHGGAWTTLYLSPRDYHRIHAPLGGMITGYAYIPGEFWPVNPASVKNKQSLFCVNERLITYLDTVAGKCAVVKVGATCVSRIKAAYDEVITHTGQPGKVHSYSTHLPVEKAGELGRFEMGSTVILLFEPKRVKWDDSLQPETVVRMGRRIGEIV from the coding sequence ATGAACGAACAGACCTTCATGAAGTTGATGCAGATCCTTCCCAAGTCCGCCCTGTCGTCGGTGGTGGGGCTGGCCACTCGGCTGCCCGCGCCGGCGCCGGTGCACCGCATGGCGATGAAGGCCTTCGCCAAGGCGTACCACGTGGACATGCAGGAGGCCGAGGGCTCGTTCGATCGCTACTCCACCTTCGCGGAGTTCTTCACGCGCGGGCTGAAGCCGGGGCTGCGGCCGGTGGACGCGGGTGAGAAGGTGGTGGTGTCGCCGGTGGACGGGCGGGTGTCGCAGGTGGGCTACTCGGACAACGGGCGGTGCCTGCAGGCCAAGGGCATCGAGTACACGGTGGACGAGCTGCTGGGCGACAAGGCGGCGGCGGCGCCGTTCCACGGCGGAGCGTGGACGACGCTGTACCTGTCGCCGCGGGACTACCACCGCATCCACGCGCCGCTCGGAGGGATGATCACGGGCTACGCGTACATCCCGGGAGAGTTCTGGCCGGTGAATCCGGCGTCGGTGAAGAACAAGCAGTCGCTGTTCTGCGTGAACGAGCGGCTCATCACCTACCTGGACACGGTGGCGGGCAAGTGCGCGGTGGTGAAGGTGGGCGCCACATGCGTGTCGCGCATCAAGGCGGCGTACGACGAGGTGATCACGCACACGGGCCAGCCGGGCAAGGTGCACTCGTATTCGACGCACCTGCCGGTGGAGAAGGCCGGGGAGCTGGGGCGCTTCGAGATGGGGTCCACGGTGATCCTGCTGTTCGAGCCCAAGCGGGTGAAGTGGGACGACAGCCTGCAGCCGGAGACGGTGGTGCGGATGGGCCGTCGCATCGGGGAGATCGTGTGA
- a CDS encoding metallophosphoesterase family protein, protein MRIAVISDIHSNIEALTEVLRTADRHKVDRVVSLGDIVGYGASPNECCDLVRSVTEVTLLGNHDAAVAGRMDYSYYYDAARHALDWSASVLSEENLGWLRSLPYTYRIGEVGFCHGSPIEPKAYEYIFALEQARELTPFVAELPEVTFIGHSHLCKAFAIGNGEVNDVVAQKFGIRRGYKYIISVGSVGQPRDYDNRACFVICDTDARTVEYTRVEYDIETAAQKIFDADLALNFGKRLFLGV, encoded by the coding sequence ATGCGGATTGCGGTCATCTCCGACATCCACAGCAACATCGAGGCGCTCACGGAGGTGCTCCGCACGGCGGATCGCCACAAGGTGGACCGCGTCGTCTCGCTGGGAGACATCGTCGGCTACGGGGCGTCTCCCAACGAGTGCTGTGATCTGGTGCGCTCGGTGACGGAGGTGACGCTGCTGGGCAACCACGACGCGGCGGTGGCCGGCCGCATGGACTACTCGTACTACTACGACGCGGCCCGGCACGCGCTGGACTGGTCGGCCAGCGTGCTCTCGGAGGAGAACCTGGGGTGGCTGCGGAGCCTGCCGTACACGTACCGGATCGGCGAGGTGGGCTTCTGCCACGGCTCGCCCATCGAGCCCAAGGCGTACGAGTACATCTTCGCGCTGGAGCAGGCGCGGGAGCTGACGCCCTTCGTGGCGGAGCTGCCGGAAGTGACGTTCATCGGCCACAGCCACCTGTGCAAGGCGTTCGCCATCGGCAACGGCGAGGTGAACGACGTGGTGGCCCAGAAGTTCGGCATCCGGCGGGGCTACAAGTACATCATCTCGGTGGGCAGCGTGGGGCAGCCGCGGGACTACGACAACCGGGCCTGCTTCGTGATCTGCGACACGGACGCGCGCACGGTGGAGTACACCCGCGTGGAGTACGACATCGAGACGGCGGCGCAGAAGATCTTCGACGCGGATCTGGCGCTGAACTTCGGCAAGCGCCTGTTCCTGGGCGTCTGA
- the hisS gene encoding histidine--tRNA ligase has translation MSQKISGVKGMNDLLPGELSSDMAPMETWQYLERAVREVFSRFGYGEIRTPVLEDTALFVRSVGEETDIVGKEMYTFEDKGGRSLSMRPEGTAPAVRAYIEHAVANQEPLTRWYYVGPMFRYERMKTGRYRQFYQIGAEALGSKEAAQDVELMDMVVQLLEQVGLKEISLNLNSLGDDACRPAYQQRLVDYLKSHREELCEDCQRRLETNPLRVLDCKNAKCQAVVQAAPNILQALCEPCKAHFEDVKRKLDALGIRYVVNPQIVRGLDYYTRTTFEFIAAHPALGTASTVGGGGRYDKLLKALGGPDIPAVGFALGMDRLTLLLKEGGQKYSAPPDLFVAVADEGSADAAFALASRLRKEGLRVEFDTRGGSLKSQMKRADKTKARFTLVLGQAERESGKAQLKPMAGGDPIPVSLNEVAQAVRAAPQAPATQG, from the coding sequence GTGAGCCAGAAGATCAGCGGTGTGAAGGGGATGAACGATCTCCTGCCGGGCGAGCTGAGCTCGGACATGGCTCCGATGGAGACATGGCAGTACCTGGAGCGGGCGGTGCGCGAGGTGTTCTCGCGGTTCGGCTACGGAGAGATCCGCACGCCGGTGCTGGAGGACACGGCGCTCTTCGTGCGCAGCGTGGGCGAGGAGACGGACATCGTCGGCAAGGAGATGTACACCTTCGAGGACAAGGGCGGCCGCAGCCTGTCCATGCGTCCGGAGGGCACGGCGCCGGCGGTGCGGGCGTACATAGAGCACGCGGTGGCCAACCAGGAGCCGCTGACGCGCTGGTACTACGTGGGACCGATGTTCCGGTACGAGCGGATGAAGACGGGCCGCTACCGGCAGTTCTATCAGATCGGTGCGGAGGCGCTGGGCTCGAAGGAGGCGGCGCAGGACGTCGAGCTGATGGACATGGTGGTGCAGCTGCTGGAGCAGGTGGGGCTCAAGGAGATCTCGCTCAACCTGAACTCGCTGGGGGACGACGCGTGTCGCCCTGCGTACCAGCAGAGGCTGGTGGACTACCTGAAGTCGCACCGCGAGGAGCTGTGCGAGGACTGCCAGCGGCGGCTCGAGACGAACCCGCTGCGGGTGCTGGACTGCAAGAACGCGAAGTGCCAGGCGGTGGTGCAGGCGGCGCCGAACATCCTCCAGGCGCTGTGCGAGCCGTGCAAGGCGCACTTCGAGGACGTGAAGCGGAAGCTGGACGCGCTGGGGATCCGGTACGTGGTGAACCCGCAGATCGTCCGCGGGTTGGACTACTACACGCGCACGACGTTCGAGTTCATCGCGGCGCACCCGGCGCTGGGCACGGCGAGCACGGTGGGCGGGGGCGGGCGGTACGACAAGCTGCTGAAGGCGCTGGGTGGGCCGGACATCCCCGCGGTGGGGTTCGCGCTGGGGATGGATCGGCTGACGCTGCTCCTGAAGGAGGGCGGGCAGAAGTACAGCGCGCCGCCGGATCTGTTCGTGGCGGTGGCGGACGAGGGCTCGGCGGATGCGGCGTTCGCGCTGGCCAGCCGGCTGCGGAAGGAAGGGCTGCGGGTGGAGTTCGACACTCGCGGCGGCAGCCTGAAGAGCCAGATGAAGCGAGCGGACAAGACGAAGGCGCGCTTCACGCTCGTGCTGGGCCAGGCGGAGCGGGAGAGCGGCAAGGCGCAGCTCAAGCCAATGGCGGGCGGCGATCCGATTCCAGTGTCGCTGAACGAAGTGGCCCAGGCTGTGCGCGCCGCGCCCCAGGCCCCCGCGACCCAAGGCTGA
- a CDS encoding MarR family winged helix-turn-helix transcriptional regulator, which produces MAKLTSSGEVFTELVLEVFRLNGLALAAGDLLAEPVGLSSARWQVLGVVDHGAAPVANVARLMGLTRQSVQQTADALERDGFIEYLDNPHHRRARLISMTAKGREALRQVEQRHAVWANRIGAGVDPRRLRDAVDALREVRQRLEDEAAASHDGQKGSRE; this is translated from the coding sequence ATGGCGAAGCTGACGTCATCGGGCGAGGTGTTCACCGAGCTGGTGCTGGAGGTGTTCCGCCTCAACGGGCTGGCGCTCGCGGCGGGGGATCTGCTGGCCGAGCCGGTCGGGCTCAGCAGCGCCCGCTGGCAGGTGCTCGGCGTGGTGGACCATGGCGCTGCGCCGGTCGCGAACGTGGCCCGGCTCATGGGGCTGACCCGGCAGAGCGTGCAGCAGACCGCCGATGCGCTCGAGCGGGATGGCTTCATCGAATACCTCGACAACCCGCACCACCGCCGCGCCCGGCTCATCTCGATGACGGCCAAGGGACGCGAGGCGCTGCGGCAGGTGGAACAGCGGCACGCGGTCTGGGCGAACCGGATCGGCGCGGGAGTGGACCCACGGCGCCTCCGGGACGCGGTCGACGCGCTGCGAGAGGTACGCCAGCGGCTCGAGGACGAGGCGGCAGCCTCCCACGACGGACAGAAAGGATCGCGCGAATGA
- a CDS encoding VOC family protein — MTAETTIPLLPCVSLDETLEFYKALGFEVTYRQLSPNPYAVVRRGGFELHFFGLKGLNPEAAFSACLVVVEEVENLHETFAEALRKRYGKLPIAGVPRITRMKPRQSRFTLVDLAGNSVIFVKRNAPEEASKSPEKHEPGQRSRMERALEMAARLRDNKMDDAAAAKVLDLALARNEAASPFEQARALAARAELAVALGDEERARALRTELQQLPLSEEERLRLGDELQAADRL; from the coding sequence ATGACGGCCGAGACGACGATTCCCCTGCTGCCCTGTGTCTCGCTCGACGAGACGCTGGAGTTCTACAAGGCCCTGGGCTTCGAGGTGACCTACCGGCAGCTCTCGCCAAATCCGTACGCGGTGGTGCGACGCGGGGGCTTCGAGCTGCACTTCTTCGGCCTCAAGGGGCTGAACCCGGAGGCGGCGTTCAGCGCGTGCCTCGTCGTGGTCGAGGAGGTGGAGAACCTGCACGAGACGTTCGCCGAGGCCCTGCGGAAGCGGTACGGCAAGCTCCCCATCGCAGGCGTCCCCCGGATCACGCGGATGAAGCCGAGGCAGAGCCGGTTCACCCTGGTCGACCTGGCCGGCAACTCGGTCATCTTCGTCAAGCGAAACGCCCCTGAAGAGGCCTCCAAGTCCCCGGAGAAGCACGAGCCCGGGCAGCGCTCGAGGATGGAGCGGGCGCTGGAGATGGCGGCCCGACTGCGTGACAACAAGATGGACGACGCCGCGGCAGCCAAGGTCCTCGACCTGGCGCTGGCCCGGAATGAAGCGGCCTCCCCTTTCGAGCAAGCCCGCGCACTCGCGGCCCGCGCCGAGCTGGCCGTGGCGCTGGGGGATGAGGAACGCGCCAGGGCCCTGCGTACGGAGCTCCAGCAGCTCCCGCTCTCGGAGGAAGAGCGATTGCGCCTGGGCGACGAGCTGCAGGCGGCGGACCGCCTCTAG
- a CDS encoding LemA family protein: MGKWVGVALVALVAVLAVAGIGSYNSLVGLDQAVKAQWGQVENVYQRRLDLVPNLVATVKGAANFEQETLTRVTEARAKASQVTTTASKDILEDPAAFQQFQQAQQNLSSALSRLLVTVERYPELKATQNFSALQAQLEGTENRISVERMRFNEAAQAFNTRRGSFPTVLFAGFFGGRFAEKPYFQAQQGASEAPKVQF; encoded by the coding sequence ATGGGCAAGTGGGTGGGAGTGGCGCTCGTCGCGTTGGTCGCCGTGCTCGCGGTGGCGGGCATCGGCTCGTACAACTCTCTGGTGGGCCTGGATCAGGCGGTGAAGGCGCAGTGGGGCCAGGTGGAGAACGTGTACCAGCGCAGGCTCGATCTGGTTCCCAACCTGGTCGCCACCGTCAAGGGCGCGGCGAACTTCGAGCAGGAGACCCTGACCCGCGTCACCGAGGCTCGGGCCAAGGCCAGCCAGGTGACGACCACGGCCAGCAAGGACATCCTCGAGGATCCGGCGGCCTTCCAGCAGTTCCAGCAGGCGCAGCAGAACCTCTCGAGCGCGCTCTCGCGGCTGCTGGTGACGGTGGAGCGCTACCCCGAGCTGAAGGCCACGCAGAACTTCTCCGCGCTCCAGGCGCAGCTCGAGGGCACCGAGAACCGGATCTCCGTGGAGCGCATGCGCTTCAATGAGGCGGCGCAGGCCTTCAACACCCGGCGCGGCAGCTTCCCCACCGTCCTCTTCGCCGGGTTCTTCGGCGGGCGCTTCGCCGAGAAGCCCTACTTCCAGGCACAGCAGGGCGCGTCCGAGGCGCCCAAGGTCCAGTTCTAG
- a CDS encoding TPM domain-containing protein encodes MRGLRPWAALAVLLSCLGALAAGFQPPPAPTRWVTDTAGFLSESTRRSLDARLQKYERDTGRQVIVWIGQDTEGVPLEEWAARTFEAWGIGKRGRDDGLAVFVFAGERRIRIEVGYGLEPVVPDAVASRIISEEALPRFREGEADTGVIAAVDALLGTLGGETSPPPPVSRVRGGSEQAPSTGEKILYMLLGIALLIFVITHPRLAFYLLLQILSSGGGRRGGRWGGSAGGSFRGGGGRSGGGGASGAW; translated from the coding sequence GTGCGCGGGCTGAGGCCATGGGCGGCGCTGGCCGTCCTCCTGTCGTGCCTCGGGGCGCTCGCGGCCGGCTTCCAGCCTCCGCCCGCTCCCACGCGGTGGGTGACGGACACGGCCGGGTTCCTCTCCGAGTCCACCCGGCGCTCGCTGGATGCGCGGCTCCAGAAGTACGAGCGGGACACGGGCCGCCAGGTGATCGTCTGGATCGGCCAGGACACCGAGGGCGTCCCGCTCGAGGAGTGGGCGGCCCGGACCTTCGAGGCGTGGGGAATTGGCAAGCGCGGCAGGGATGACGGGCTGGCGGTCTTCGTGTTCGCCGGGGAGCGGCGGATCCGGATCGAGGTCGGGTACGGGCTCGAGCCCGTGGTGCCAGATGCGGTCGCCTCGCGGATCATCTCCGAGGAGGCGCTCCCGAGGTTCCGCGAGGGAGAGGCGGACACGGGGGTGATCGCGGCCGTGGACGCGCTCCTGGGAACCCTCGGCGGCGAGACGTCCCCTCCCCCGCCCGTGTCTCGCGTCCGTGGGGGCTCGGAGCAGGCGCCTTCGACCGGGGAGAAGATCCTCTACATGCTCCTGGGGATCGCGCTGCTGATCTTCGTCATCACCCACCCCCGGCTGGCGTTCTACCTGCTGCTGCAGATCCTGAGCAGCGGAGGCGGCCGCCGAGGTGGGCGCTGGGGCGGCAGCGCGGGCGGCTCCTTTCGAGGCGGAGGCGGACGCTCGGGCGGCGGTGGCGCGAGCGGAGCCTGGTGA
- a CDS encoding PfkB family carbohydrate kinase has translation MSLLVVGSVALDSVETPFGKKEDVLGGSATFFSTSASFFNPVQLVAVVGEDFPEEHVHFLRARGIHLDGLTREKGRTFRWKGKYGFQLNEAQTLDTQLNVFQSFAPRLPEAYRNAPYVFLGNIHPELQSQVLDQVKAPRLVAADTMNFWIQGTREALLKTLKRVDLLFVNDAELRQLSGEHNIVKAAQAVLGMGPSRVVIKRGEYGALLFEREHIFACPAFPLEDVFDPTGAGDTFAGGFMGTLATADRYEPDVLRRAMVMGSVMASFTVERFSLDRLRDLTRQEIHRRFSEFKRLTHFDDLGPLQG, from the coding sequence ATGTCTCTGCTCGTCGTCGGCTCGGTCGCGCTGGATTCGGTGGAAACCCCCTTCGGCAAGAAGGAGGACGTGCTCGGTGGCTCGGCCACCTTCTTCTCCACCTCGGCTTCGTTCTTCAACCCGGTGCAGCTGGTGGCCGTGGTGGGCGAGGACTTCCCCGAGGAGCACGTGCACTTCCTGCGCGCCCGCGGCATCCACCTGGATGGCCTCACGCGTGAGAAGGGCCGCACCTTCCGCTGGAAGGGCAAGTACGGCTTCCAGCTCAACGAGGCGCAGACGCTGGACACCCAGCTCAACGTCTTCCAGAGCTTCGCGCCCCGGCTGCCCGAGGCCTACCGCAACGCCCCCTACGTCTTCCTGGGCAACATCCACCCCGAGCTGCAGTCCCAGGTGCTGGATCAGGTGAAGGCCCCCCGGCTGGTGGCCGCCGACACCATGAACTTCTGGATCCAGGGCACCCGCGAGGCGCTCCTCAAGACGCTCAAGCGCGTGGATCTGCTCTTCGTCAACGACGCGGAGCTGCGCCAGCTCTCCGGCGAGCACAACATCGTCAAGGCCGCCCAGGCGGTGCTCGGCATGGGCCCCAGCCGCGTCGTCATCAAGCGCGGCGAGTACGGCGCGCTGCTCTTCGAGCGCGAGCACATCTTCGCCTGCCCGGCCTTCCCGCTCGAGGACGTGTTCGATCCCACCGGCGCCGGAGACACCTTCGCCGGCGGCTTCATGGGCACCCTGGCCACCGCGGACCGCTACGAGCCGGACGTGCTGCGCCGCGCCATGGTGATGGGCAGCGTGATGGCCTCCTTCACCGTGGAGCGCTTCAGCCTGGACCGCCTGCGCGATCTCACCCGCCAGGAGATCCACCGCCGCTTCAGTGAATTCAAGCGGTTGACGCACTTCGACGACCTCGGTCCCCTGCAGGGCTGA
- a CDS encoding TIGR02266 family protein, with amino-acid sequence MSLAVEEVGSMENRKYGRVPSRMRCWCEGDNVTLYSRVGNLSEGGLFLRTSTPLREGVQATVRLGVGEEYGPEVQTLAKVVWSRHNDKQWPSGMGLQFESLDAASLERLRQIISYERARWPGA; translated from the coding sequence GTGAGCCTAGCCGTGGAGGAAGTCGGGTCGATGGAGAACCGGAAGTACGGGCGAGTCCCGTCTCGCATGCGCTGCTGGTGCGAGGGTGACAACGTCACCCTGTACTCGCGTGTTGGCAATCTGAGCGAGGGCGGGCTCTTCCTGCGTACCAGCACTCCGCTGCGGGAGGGCGTGCAGGCGACGGTCCGGTTGGGAGTAGGGGAGGAATATGGCCCCGAGGTGCAGACATTGGCCAAGGTGGTCTGGTCGCGCCACAATGACAAGCAGTGGCCCTCGGGGATGGGGCTGCAGTTCGAGTCGCTCGATGCGGCGAGCCTGGAGCGGCTCAGGCAGATCATCTCCTACGAGAGAGCACGGTGGCCCGGAGCCTGA
- a CDS encoding TPM domain-containing protein, translating to MRLLTRRQFLRHIDLPRVEEALRKAEQRTSGEVRVSLAPLFWGNVQRAAELAFERLGMTATRERNGVLLFVVPARHRFVVLGDAGIHARVGQDFWDRVAKVLGEHFRTGDFTGGLVAGIQEIGEQLALHFPPLGEKDVNELPDTIDLGKP from the coding sequence ATGAGGTTGCTGACGCGACGGCAGTTCCTCCGGCACATCGATCTGCCCCGGGTGGAGGAGGCGCTCCGGAAGGCGGAGCAGCGAACCTCGGGTGAGGTGCGGGTGTCGCTCGCGCCGCTCTTCTGGGGCAACGTCCAGCGCGCGGCCGAGCTCGCCTTCGAGCGGCTGGGGATGACCGCCACCCGCGAGCGCAACGGCGTGCTGCTCTTCGTCGTTCCCGCCCGGCACCGGTTCGTGGTGCTGGGAGACGCGGGCATCCACGCCAGGGTCGGCCAGGACTTCTGGGACCGCGTGGCGAAGGTGCTCGGCGAGCACTTCCGGACCGGAGACTTCACCGGCGGGCTGGTGGCCGGCATCCAGGAGATCGGCGAGCAGCTGGCGCTCCACTTCCCGCCTCTCGGCGAGAAGGACGTGAACGAGCTGCCGGACACGATCGATCTCGGCAAGCCCTAG
- the miaA gene encoding tRNA (adenosine(37)-N6)-dimethylallyltransferase MiaA, giving the protein MKPLLTVIAGPTASGKTGLAVELARRAGGEIVNADSQQVYRLFDIGTAKPSAEELAAVPHHLISVVEPLESFSAAEYQRRADAAIADIASRGKPVFVVGGTGLYLRILLHGVVEAPGADPALRASLEAQAAAEGREAVHRQLAQVDPETAAKLPTQDLVRVIRALEIHAQTGIPASQWRREHGFAPDRYPFRMFVLEPPREQLYVTINARTEAMFARGLVEETRELLARGYAEAAPMRSVGYVQARAVVEGRMTREEALQDTAQETRRYAKRQLTWFRKEAGAVHLAPPYEALRSLAQEA; this is encoded by the coding sequence GTGAAGCCACTGCTGACCGTCATCGCGGGACCGACCGCCTCGGGCAAGACCGGGCTCGCCGTGGAGCTCGCTCGCCGCGCGGGCGGAGAGATCGTGAACGCGGACTCGCAGCAGGTGTACCGCCTCTTCGACATCGGCACGGCCAAGCCCTCCGCGGAGGAGCTCGCCGCGGTGCCGCACCACCTCATCTCCGTGGTGGAGCCGCTCGAGTCGTTCTCGGCGGCGGAGTACCAGCGCCGGGCGGACGCGGCGATCGCGGACATCGCCTCTCGGGGGAAGCCGGTGTTCGTCGTGGGCGGGACGGGGCTCTACCTGCGGATCCTGCTGCACGGAGTCGTCGAGGCGCCCGGGGCGGATCCAGCGCTCCGGGCCTCGCTGGAGGCGCAGGCGGCCGCCGAGGGGCGGGAGGCCGTGCACCGCCAGCTCGCCCAGGTGGACCCGGAGACGGCGGCGAAGCTGCCCACGCAGGACCTGGTGCGCGTCATCCGAGCGCTGGAGATCCACGCGCAGACGGGGATTCCGGCCTCCCAGTGGCGCCGGGAGCACGGCTTCGCGCCGGACCGGTACCCGTTCCGGATGTTCGTCCTGGAGCCGCCGCGAGAGCAGCTCTACGTGACGATCAACGCGCGCACGGAGGCGATGTTCGCCAGAGGGCTCGTGGAGGAGACGCGGGAGCTGCTCGCGCGCGGGTACGCGGAGGCCGCGCCCATGCGCAGCGTGGGCTACGTGCAGGCCCGAGCGGTCGTCGAGGGCCGGATGACGCGAGAGGAGGCCCTCCAGGATACGGCCCAGGAGACGCGCCGCTACGCCAAGCGGCAGCTCACCTGGTTCCGCAAGGAGGCCGGTGCCGTGCACCTGGCCCCACCGTATGAAGCCCTGCGAAGCCTGGCTCAGGAGGCGTAG
- a CDS encoding response regulator gives MSGSRLVSGSRVAVIGGGIAGAGLAASLLFNGRARGIALEVRVYSHGESESVTPPVVLTPECRSRLAALGCRVPLEWRSLELRGVELLAQGRRELLPAPPGGLWVVDGWPQGRGGLAMVREALVTAATAQGARFVDRHVDRVESQPPAPDAPAPVRNSGPLVVRAQGSGERFHAAALAAGAGSSLGDSFFPGFRPAPTVAAVQARLRQSTSRLTLSPLARLWIAPLPTVDGLFLLPAAHSVYAIAFGPAVTPADLCQALMMAARDGLIEEGFELTALETTRLPFGPGRSLVAPGQIAVGPAALGHPLQIGVSETLATCSRGAVGLLDGGLEASQLERRYVREGLSELMEDAAAGARSIAWLRRAGRRAPAAFLAARQRGSVGGVYSGGVLGLAAPTPLALLASARWAGLREVMGSWLRTAMEPIPTTIPQLEPDLYYVVDDDPDAREAITQLLESTGATVVSFADELALFCAVARRPPTAILLDVVLHWVDGLRLCEGLKQHPLTRQTRVFVMSGLNRPHVRQRALDAGAEAFLPKPVEPARLLRLLMGHEAPVVSTPAPARVSESPVDAESGRYAS, from the coding sequence ATGAGCGGAAGCAGGCTGGTGAGCGGTTCGAGGGTAGCGGTGATCGGCGGTGGGATTGCCGGCGCGGGACTGGCCGCCTCCCTGCTCTTCAATGGACGCGCTCGCGGCATCGCGCTGGAAGTGCGGGTGTACTCGCACGGTGAATCCGAGAGCGTCACGCCGCCCGTGGTCCTGACACCCGAGTGTCGCTCGCGCCTGGCCGCGCTGGGCTGCCGCGTCCCGCTGGAGTGGCGCTCGCTGGAGCTGCGCGGCGTGGAGCTCCTGGCCCAGGGACGGCGGGAGTTGCTGCCCGCGCCTCCCGGTGGCCTGTGGGTGGTGGATGGCTGGCCCCAGGGACGGGGCGGGCTGGCGATGGTGCGCGAGGCGCTCGTCACCGCCGCGACGGCCCAGGGCGCCCGGTTCGTGGATCGCCACGTCGACCGCGTCGAGAGCCAGCCTCCGGCTCCGGATGCTCCGGCTCCGGTGCGCAACAGTGGCCCGCTGGTGGTCCGGGCCCAGGGCAGTGGCGAGCGCTTCCACGCGGCGGCCCTGGCCGCGGGCGCGGGGAGCTCGCTCGGGGACTCGTTCTTCCCGGGGTTCCGGCCGGCGCCCACCGTGGCCGCGGTACAGGCCCGGCTGCGCCAGAGCACCTCCCGGCTCACGCTCTCGCCGCTGGCCCGGCTGTGGATCGCTCCCCTGCCGACGGTGGATGGACTGTTCCTGCTGCCCGCCGCGCACTCCGTGTACGCGATCGCCTTCGGGCCGGCGGTCACCCCCGCCGATCTGTGCCAGGCCCTGATGATGGCGGCGCGCGATGGCCTCATCGAGGAAGGCTTCGAGCTGACGGCGCTGGAGACGACGCGGCTGCCGTTCGGTCCGGGGCGCTCGCTCGTGGCGCCGGGGCAGATCGCGGTGGGGCCGGCGGCGCTCGGACACCCGCTGCAGATCGGTGTTTCGGAGACGCTGGCCACATGCAGCCGCGGCGCGGTGGGGCTGCTGGATGGAGGCCTGGAGGCCTCGCAGCTCGAGCGTCGGTATGTCCGTGAGGGGCTCTCCGAGCTGATGGAGGACGCGGCGGCGGGAGCTCGCTCCATCGCCTGGCTGCGGCGCGCGGGTCGCCGGGCTCCGGCCGCGTTCCTGGCGGCACGCCAGCGTGGCTCGGTGGGTGGCGTCTACAGCGGCGGGGTGCTGGGGCTGGCTGCCCCTACCCCACTGGCCCTGCTGGCCTCGGCGCGCTGGGCGGGCCTGCGCGAGGTGATGGGCTCGTGGCTGCGCACGGCGATGGAGCCGATCCCCACGACGATTCCCCAGCTGGAGCCGGACCTCTACTACGTCGTGGACGACGACCCGGATGCTCGGGAGGCCATCACGCAGCTCCTGGAGTCCACGGGCGCCACGGTGGTGTCCTTCGCGGACGAGCTGGCCCTGTTCTGCGCGGTGGCACGGCGGCCGCCCACGGCCATCCTGCTGGACGTGGTGCTGCACTGGGTGGACGGCTTGAGGCTGTGCGAGGGCCTCAAGCAGCACCCGCTGACGCGCCAGACGCGCGTGTTCGTGATGAGCGGCCTGAACCGGCCCCATGTCCGGCAGCGAGCGCTGGATGCCGGCGCCGAGGCCTTCCTGCCCAAGCCCGTGGAGCCGGCTCGCCTGCTACGGCTGCTGATGGGCCACGAGGCTCCGGTCGTCTCGACGCCCGCGCCCGCGCGAGTCTCGGAGAGCCCCGTGGACGCGGAGTCCGGTCGCTACGCCTCCTGA